The following are encoded together in the Pygocentrus nattereri isolate fPygNat1 chromosome 3, fPygNat1.pri, whole genome shotgun sequence genome:
- the fam8a1b gene encoding protein FAM8A1b, producing the protein MADSGGRVNKREDTLSRHNRGTGNGEETKAVNKHSSQSKRDVSTSEYCEKLQEWMWQYYCGYVNWQSWMTVSAFSFPPCPPTPGLATWGAGLANGFSLSPTHVSAVSTATSVGNRGQRGGDVRGQGSPAPVSTPAQQPQQNGNAPQPGQEYSIPSPFLRFLAEMVDFFILFFIKATIILSIMHLSGMKDIAKFAMHFIVEEIDEDTSMEELQKMMLVALAYRILVCFYEIICIWAAGGATPGKFLIGLQVVTCDTSVLMQPNRVRVVPATNVSLSASAVRALNKNFSIAFFFPAFITLLFFQHNRTVYDIVAGTIVVKRNRPR; encoded by the exons ATGGCGGACTCCGGAGGAAGAGTAAACAAACGGGAAGATACGTTGTCAAGACATAACAGAGGCACTGGAAACGGCGAGGAGACGAAAGCCGTTAACAAGCACAGCTCGCAGAGCAAGCGGGACGTTTCTACGTCGGAATATTGCGAAAAGCTGCAGGAATGGATGTGGCAGTATTACTGCGGTTACGTGAACTGGCAGAGCTGGATGACTGTGTCTGCGTTTTCTTTCCCGCCGTGTCCTCCGACACCAGGACTAGCGACATGGGGAGCAGGTTTGGCTAACGGCTTCTCACTTTCGCCCACTCATGTATCCGCTGTGTCCACCGCTACCTCTGTTGGAAATAGGGGTCAGCGAGGAGGAGATGTTCGCGGGCAGGGCTCGCCTGCTCCTGTCAGCACGCCTGCCCAACAGCCACAGCAGAATGGAAATGCTCCACAGCCAG gTCAAGAATATTCCATCCCCTCTCCTTTTCTACGTTTCTTGGCTGAGATGGTGGAtttcttcattcttttctttATAAAGGCAACCATCATCCTCAGCATAATGCACTTGAGTGGAATGAA aGATATAGCAAAGTTTGCCATGCACTTCATTGTGGAAGAAATAGATGAAGACACGTCAATGGAGGAGCTACAGAAAATGATGCTTGTGGCTCTGGCGTACCGGATATTGGTTTGCTTCTATGAG ATTATATGTATATGGGCGGCTGGTGGAGCCACTCCCGGGAAATTCTTGATTGGCCTGCAAGTGGTCACTTGTGACACTTCAGTCTTGATGCAGCCCAACCGTGTCCGTGTGGTGCCTGCAACTAACGTCAGTCTGTCTGC gTCAGCGGTACGAGCCTTGAACAAGAACTTCTCCATTGCGTTTTTCTTCCCGGCATTCATCACGCTGCTCTTTTTCCAGCACAACAGAACTGTGTATGATATTGTGGCAGGCACCATTGTGGTCAAGAGAAACAGGCCGAGATGA